One Nicotiana sylvestris chromosome 12, ASM39365v2, whole genome shotgun sequence genomic window carries:
- the LOC104243097 gene encoding peroxidase 44-like, whose protein sequence is MDKKIILLSFLCISLQLAFVSAQLQVGFYNTKARCPRAESIVRDTVRSRFFADRSITAALLRMYFHDCFVRGCDASILIDSKNTKNKKSEKNAGANGSVRGYELIDQIKSKLEATCAMTVSCADIIALATRDAVALAGGPSYSIPTGRRDGLVSDPSQVNLPGPSLTVPQAFQFFKNKGFTMNDMVTLLGGHTVGITHCSLFKGDRLSRADGSMDTNLFNRLRKTCSSSGDPSVFLDQNTSFVVDNSFYKQLRLKKGILKVDQLLASDKSTAGAVANFAANPRAFQQAFANALIKLGNTQVLTGKSGEIRRNCRAFNPPQLKSPPPPPPKIVKSPPPPPPKILKSPPPPPPKVSIPPPPPPKVSVPPPPPPPKVSFDPPPPPMVSVPPPPPPKVLTPPPPPPSSSPPPPPPPPSSPPPPPPPPSVVNSPPLHVTAPVA, encoded by the exons ATGGACAAGAAGATAATATTACTGTCTTTCTTGTGCATTAGTCTTCAGCTAGCATTTGTCTCAGCTCAACTTCAAGTTGGTTTTTATAATACTAAAGCTAGATGTCCACGAGCAGAAAGCATAGTTCGAGATACGGTGCGAAGCCGCTTCTTTGCGGATCGTTCCATCACGGCGGCATTGTTGCGGATGTATTTTCATGACTGCTTCGTCAGG GGTTGCGATGCTTCAATATTGATAGACTCCAAAAACACAAAGAACAAAAAGTCAGAAAAAAATGCAGGAGCAAATGGGTCAGTACGAGGATACGAGCTGATTGATCAGATAAAGAGTAAATTAGAGGCTACATGTGCTATGACAGTCTCTTGTGCAGACATCATTGCATTAGCCACCCGAGATGCAGTTGCATTAGCCGGAGGACCGAGCTACAGCATTCCCACCGGTAGGCGCGATGGGCTAGTGTCAGACCCATCACAAGTGAACTTGCCGGGCCCTAGTTTAACCGTGCCACAAGCATTTCAATTTTTCAAAAACAAAGGGTTTACTATGAATGACATGGTGACTCTTTTAGGTGGCCACACCGTGGGAATTACACATTGTAGTTTGTTTAAAGGCGATAGGCTATCAAGGGCAGATGGGAGCATGGATACTAACTTGTTTAACCGCCTTAGAAAGACATGTTCTTCTAGTGGTGACCCATCTGTTTTCTTGGACCAAAACACTTCATTTGTTGTCGATAATTCCTTTTACAAACAGCTAAGGTTGAAGAAAGGGATATTGAAGGTTGATCAGTTACTTGCTTCTGACAAATCAACTGCTGGGGCTGTGGCGAATTTTGCTGCTAATCCAAGAGCCTTCCAACAAGCTTTTGCAAATGCATTGATCAAGTTAGGTAACACTCAAGTTCTAACAGGGAAATCAGGAGAAATCAGAAGAAATTGTAGAGCCTTTAATCCTCCTCAACTTAAGAGCCCTCCTCCTCCTCCCCCCAAGATCGTAAAGagtcctccccctcctcctcctaAGATCTTAAAGAGTCCTCCTCCCCCACCACCCAAAGTTTccattcctcctcctcctccacccAAAGTTTCcgttcctcctcctcctcctccgccCAAAGTTTCCTTTGATCCTCCCCCACCACCTATGGTTTCAGTTCCTCCACCGCCACCACCTAAAGTCTtgactcctcctcctcctcccccttcttcttctcctcctcctcctcctcctcctccttcttctcctcctcctcctcctcctcctccttcagTCGTTAATAGTCCACCGCTACATGTGACTGCTCCAGTAGCTTAA